The proteins below are encoded in one region of Antennarius striatus isolate MH-2024 chromosome 7, ASM4005453v1, whole genome shotgun sequence:
- the LOC137599131 gene encoding uncharacterized protein isoform X1, whose protein sequence is MSVVGPSQENDQEVPEKRFQNDNKRSEFFPDDKKYKKIVRPLSVFKEDLTQFTEGVLKVFKDKDTKTELEDESLSQAGNKLVSSTLGLLKEDFNQFKEDVTSVFSIRSSKDQVWRHEDSSTSQEHSICANGIVGLLKEDVTSMLSITSSKNKEVKSTEKSINRLSLFKEDFSLLKDDLSNVFRIGIVKEKSTAKEDWADTFKILSRRDQKTFQEEQNNDDLKLTCLGASKGQMDDGFIGNLSIVDGENFNVISQRGQRGGNDTDATVREEETETSLSEIPQSEETIHSLFADGQTREEFTDSYFELSREEEQEERPSETSLGKISSSGITLFRLRHQNEDESRDHTGNNLWLLRNYACCLTFDSNTANSELHLTESHRKVTRLWPYSRPSEHPDQFKHCPQVLCREAFLDSVYWEALWSGGVDIGVAYNSLSRDGNPDSCLLGHNEQSWSLECSKGSYVPHHNNKRFTSSSPTPFTHRVGVHLDWSAGLLSFYCISWNKMTHIHTFSSTFTEPVYPAFWVWEYDGSVMLCQVDLDPNPTPTVWKPPG, encoded by the exons ATGAGTGTCGTTGGACCCTCACAAGAAAATGACCAGGAAGTTCCTGAGAAGCGTTtccaaaatgacaacaaaagaaGTGAATTTTTTCCTGAtgacaaaaagtacaaaaaaatagTACGTCCACTGAGTGTCTTCAAAGAGGACTTGACCCAGTTTACGGAAGGAGTGCTGAAAGTATTCAAGGACAAGGACACAAAGACGGAGCTTGAAGATGAGTCATTGAGTCAAGCAGGAAATAAACTGGTCAGCAGTACGCTTGGTCTTCTGAAAGAGGACTTCAACCAGTTCAAAGAAGATGTAACCAGCGTCTTCAGCATCAGGTCATCCAAGGACCAAGTTTGGAGGCATGAAGACTCCTCAACGAGTCAGGAACACAGTATCTGTGCCAACGGAATAGTAGGTCTGTTGAAAGAAGATGTAACCAGCATGTTGAGTATCACCTCATCCAAGAATAAAGAGGTGAAATCCACGGAGAAGTCAATCAACCGTCTGAGTCTCTTCAAGGAGGACTTCAGTCTTCTCAAAGACGACCTGTCTAATGTCTTCAGAATTGGTATTGTAAAGGAGAAGAGCACCGCCAAGGAAGACTGGGCTGACACCTTCAAGATTCTCTCCAGGAGAGACCAGAAGACTTTTCAAGAAGAACAGAACAATGATGATCTTAAACTGACATGTTTAGGGGCAAGCAAGGGACAAATGGACGATGGATTTATCGGAAATCTGTCAATAGTTGATGGGGAGAACTTTAACGTGATAAGCCAGAGAGGCCAACGGGGAGGAAATGACACTGATGCTACCGTCCGTGAGGAGGAAACTGAAACAAGTCTCTCTGAAATCCCGCAAAGTGAGGAAACGATTCATTCATTGTTCGCAG ATGGACAAACAAGGGAAGAGTTCACTGACAGCTACTTTGAGTTGTCAAgggaagaagaacaagaagagagGCCATCAGAGACTAGTCTGGGCAAGATCTCATCCTCTGGGATCACCCTCTTTCGTCTGAGACACCAAAACGAGGACGAATCAAG GGATCACACAGGAAACAATCTATGGTTGCTGAGAAACT atGCCTGCTGTTTGACCTTCGACTCCAACACGGCCAACTCAGAGCTCCATCTGACTGAGTCCCACAGGAAAGTGACTCGACTGTGGCCATACAGTCGCCCCTCAGAACACCCAGACCAGTTTAAGCACTGCCCCCAGGTCCTGTGCAGGGAGGCGTTTCTGGATTCTGTATATTGGGAGGCACTGTGGAGTGGCGGCGTTGACATCGGTGTTGCCTACAATAGTCTTTCCAGAGATGGAAACCCGGATAGTTGTCTGCTGGGACACAATGAACAGTCCTGGAGTCTGGAGTGTTCAAAGGGGAGCTACGTCCCACATCACAACAATAAGAGGTTCACGTCATCCTCGCCAACGCCCTTCACCCACAGAGTTGGGGTTCATCTGGACTGGTCTGCAGGACTTCTGTCTTTTTACTGCATCTCCTGGAACAAGATGACCCACATTCACACCTTCAGCTCCACCTTTACGGAGCCAGTGTACCCAGCATTCTGGGTCTGGGAGTACGACGGCTCGGTGATGCTGTGTCAGGTGGACTtggaccctaaccctacaccaaCAGTCTGGAAACCACCGGGTTAA
- the LOC137599131 gene encoding uncharacterized protein isoform X2, with the protein MSVVGPSQENDQEVPEKRFQNDNKRSEFFPDDKKYKKIVRPLSVFKEDLTQFTEGVLKVFKDKDTKTELEDESLSQAGNKLVSSTLGLLKEDFNQFKEDVTSVFSIRSSKDQVWRHEDSSTSQEHSICANGIVGLLKEDVTSMLSITSSKNKEVKSTEKSINRLSLFKEDFSLLKDDLSNVFRIGIVKEKSTAKEDWADTFKILSRRDQKTFQEEQNNDDLKLTCLGASKGQMDDGFIGNLSIVDGENFNVISQRGQRGGNDTDATVREEETETSLSEIPQNGQTREEFTDSYFELSREEEQEERPSETSLGKISSSGITLFRLRHQNEDESRDHTGNNLWLLRNYACCLTFDSNTANSELHLTESHRKVTRLWPYSRPSEHPDQFKHCPQVLCREAFLDSVYWEALWSGGVDIGVAYNSLSRDGNPDSCLLGHNEQSWSLECSKGSYVPHHNNKRFTSSSPTPFTHRVGVHLDWSAGLLSFYCISWNKMTHIHTFSSTFTEPVYPAFWVWEYDGSVMLCQVDLDPNPTPTVWKPPG; encoded by the exons ATGAGTGTCGTTGGACCCTCACAAGAAAATGACCAGGAAGTTCCTGAGAAGCGTTtccaaaatgacaacaaaagaaGTGAATTTTTTCCTGAtgacaaaaagtacaaaaaaatagTACGTCCACTGAGTGTCTTCAAAGAGGACTTGACCCAGTTTACGGAAGGAGTGCTGAAAGTATTCAAGGACAAGGACACAAAGACGGAGCTTGAAGATGAGTCATTGAGTCAAGCAGGAAATAAACTGGTCAGCAGTACGCTTGGTCTTCTGAAAGAGGACTTCAACCAGTTCAAAGAAGATGTAACCAGCGTCTTCAGCATCAGGTCATCCAAGGACCAAGTTTGGAGGCATGAAGACTCCTCAACGAGTCAGGAACACAGTATCTGTGCCAACGGAATAGTAGGTCTGTTGAAAGAAGATGTAACCAGCATGTTGAGTATCACCTCATCCAAGAATAAAGAGGTGAAATCCACGGAGAAGTCAATCAACCGTCTGAGTCTCTTCAAGGAGGACTTCAGTCTTCTCAAAGACGACCTGTCTAATGTCTTCAGAATTGGTATTGTAAAGGAGAAGAGCACCGCCAAGGAAGACTGGGCTGACACCTTCAAGATTCTCTCCAGGAGAGACCAGAAGACTTTTCAAGAAGAACAGAACAATGATGATCTTAAACTGACATGTTTAGGGGCAAGCAAGGGACAAATGGACGATGGATTTATCGGAAATCTGTCAATAGTTGATGGGGAGAACTTTAACGTGATAAGCCAGAGAGGCCAACGGGGAGGAAATGACACTGATGCTACCGTCCGTGAGGAGGAAACTGAAACAAGTCTCTCTGAAATCCCGCAAA ATGGACAAACAAGGGAAGAGTTCACTGACAGCTACTTTGAGTTGTCAAgggaagaagaacaagaagagagGCCATCAGAGACTAGTCTGGGCAAGATCTCATCCTCTGGGATCACCCTCTTTCGTCTGAGACACCAAAACGAGGACGAATCAAG GGATCACACAGGAAACAATCTATGGTTGCTGAGAAACT atGCCTGCTGTTTGACCTTCGACTCCAACACGGCCAACTCAGAGCTCCATCTGACTGAGTCCCACAGGAAAGTGACTCGACTGTGGCCATACAGTCGCCCCTCAGAACACCCAGACCAGTTTAAGCACTGCCCCCAGGTCCTGTGCAGGGAGGCGTTTCTGGATTCTGTATATTGGGAGGCACTGTGGAGTGGCGGCGTTGACATCGGTGTTGCCTACAATAGTCTTTCCAGAGATGGAAACCCGGATAGTTGTCTGCTGGGACACAATGAACAGTCCTGGAGTCTGGAGTGTTCAAAGGGGAGCTACGTCCCACATCACAACAATAAGAGGTTCACGTCATCCTCGCCAACGCCCTTCACCCACAGAGTTGGGGTTCATCTGGACTGGTCTGCAGGACTTCTGTCTTTTTACTGCATCTCCTGGAACAAGATGACCCACATTCACACCTTCAGCTCCACCTTTACGGAGCCAGTGTACCCAGCATTCTGGGTCTGGGAGTACGACGGCTCGGTGATGCTGTGTCAGGTGGACTtggaccctaaccctacaccaaCAGTCTGGAAACCACCGGGTTAA
- the apc2 gene encoding adenomatous polyposis coli protein 2 isoform X2 — protein sequence MVFWLLSMLANRDKEEMSRTLLALSSSQDSCLAMRKSGCVPLLVQILHEAPCSTGGPGETTTGALVTGCSREAKSRASAALHNIIYSQQDEGQARREMRVLHMLEQVRTYCDSGWDWIESHAGAPSPGRTKTTDIPEPVDPQICQAMCAIMKLSFEEEYRRAMNELGGLQVVADLIHLDQDMYGTQNDPINMALRRYAGMAVTNLTFGDVVNKATLCSKKNCLQALVAQLASDSEELHQVVSSILRNLSWRADINSKRVLRDIGCVSALMTCALQATKESTLKSLLSALWNLSAHSIDNKMAICSVDGALGFLVSTLTYRCQTNSLAIIESGGGILRNVSSLVATREDYRQILRDHSCLQTLLQHLRSHSLTIVSNACGTLWNLSARSPKDQELLWDLGAVSMLRNLIHSKHKMIAMGSAAALRNLLTNRPLKYKDTAVVSPGSCMPSLYMRKQKALEAELDAKHLAETFDTLEKQSPKHLTLNKPLRHIESLAKDYASDSGCFDDDEAPNVSSSLDTGSFSMLSMFLTNSNLVQNQPRKRDNEPERDVDQLHTIGKTHEPSDDVSAAAEKLAKKITNTVAKIDRLVEDITMHTSSEDSFSLSSEDHLAEWPYGMDELNGAQAKSCSPCRFSDTSSLAHRERFSRANALLRLKTAHTSVSTDSLNSGSTSDGYCGSKDHFRPDSGSLTMQQRPNQLDLKVAHQDWPNLVPSVLNETSQQDIPERDSVDNKDVKPLDISSTDAEKNQDQPVQTPVSESTKVSSDVSMTSIKLSPSYQQVPLIQSVAKFGVAKTAINVQAAQAMRRQAWVPTVMTGGSITKFSPLASTRSPTIGTMETVQKYSVENTPICFSRCSSLSSLSSGDGPLDGQSENELESDSSLEIIEVGDEEVVKRAEEDETLEDLTDSQFLMTDPKTFPCKETDPIEIPCPAKREKVFLRGASPAILEDRSPSSSSENYVHETPLVLSRCSSVSSLGSFESPSIASSIQSDPCSEMIDGTISPSDLPDSPGQTMPPSRSKTPCCVESNVPEAQPTGIAGQWENSLRKFMEIADSKERFNLPPDLDNMIYFTVEKPSENFSCASSLSALPLHEHYIQKDVELKLTPLLQQNDKNVPYPDEDERGVDHGERYSEGNSDDDIEILKECINSAMPSKFRKVRPSLMTTITPHILNSQIRKQIHLPVYMMLPNGKTQLYPGRKIVIPQKDFKFDDSSFTDSAEGTPVNFSSTTSLSDDTLQYPVKDRGAKDCTAKGMSKQEFLNDEAKRIEDLRIFSHFHQPNRVNYPPEIQVNRITRHVVPTQRVLMQSKEVADRVASQRHRDQSPNQQKRPCQGQSRKLELPVIKQNAEGIVTSQKGNTVFRKITQSSDDSNSFYDDENDGSLKQTIRKQTRESNKTTLSRSMTNIGKLDNYQGKARGFHRIKENLIKGESKGCYSLSSSLSSLSDAEFEDHKSKGQQIWYKNRHNKFLNMVQQSKPVTVHSRYEEPSSPSSVSIDSEDDLLQKCITSAMPKQRRKLAARRKKENNQKQKASDGWNIDEEMDSDDTAWDKDSDLNSVEWKAIQEGANCVVTGLQASKSQEPSSEETESVLSFMSTSSFTPKERKFAKDKKANKPLDFAQRKPVANLPVVFRGRTVTYTPKKETAPSQRPPPRKVPTKTDAPKNPNLAQHRSKSLHRLGHPQDAELSLPKRSSTPPPRIPKSSSSGSSQSSTPTKQSMKIPSPTKNDKTVQKKNTSPNSSPPASSPPERKGRSPVVNQNEKSPPPKTQKSPVRIPFMQNSVRPRPLSPLVTNQTTSRQTNQNNGKKVQPTNRIELVRMTSAHSNGSESDRNGFMRQLTYIKESKTMLRRDGSARSLTRSQNASPRRAVPGASAVFLCSSRCQELKAAAQTPRRVQIKGAVQVQQLKQPNNGHQKQTPSISRATSSERNQPLRRPGRRTSSESPCRAAQRSRPGRVSGAMQQQDKDNFKRHASSPSINILSRVTSRSSLRSSSSDSSGRAKSEDDMKKKVQRSSSRLNDRVTWRRIRDEEVPQILKITLPANALPLVPSPDGEKPKPPALAGKLPTILLASRKTSDATVQTDDFSTNKINMSTSPTVEAVPVEEIARLAVLRKIGPITGTNFHDGDSDGSLRSHSTVSTGKSDNHVGGAVHFRQGSPSKAARITPFNYIPSPMASFQQETPSQAVNEKPGGKSDS from the exons ATGGTGTTCTGGCTCCTCTCCATGCTCGCTAACAGAGACAAGGAGGAGATGTCCCGGACTCTGCTAGCTCTGTCCAGCTCTCAGGACAGCTGTCTCGCCATGAGGAAGTCGGGCTGCGTCCCCCTTCTTGTCCAGATCCTACACGAGGCACCGTGCAGTACCGGCGGACCCGGGGAAACCACGACAGGCGCTCTGGTGACCGGATGCAGCCGGGAGGCCAAATCCAGAGCTAGTGCCGCTCTCCATAACATCATCTACTCCCAGCAGGACGAGGGCCAGGCCCGCCGGGAGATGAGGGTCCTGCACATGCTGGAGCAGGTCCGGACCTACTGCGACAGTGGCTGGGACTGGATTGAGAGCCACGCAGGGGCACCCTCACCTGGAAGAACCAAAACCACTG ACATCCCTGAACCGGTAGACCCTCAGATCTGCCAGGCCATGTGTGCCATCATGAAGCTGTCCTTCGAAGAGGAGTACAGACGGGCCATGAATGAATTAG GGGGTCTGCAGGTGGTGGCCGATCTTATCCACCTGGACCAGGACATGTACGGAACGCAGAACGACCCCATCAACATGGCACTGCGCCGCTATGCAGGGATGGCGGTTACCAACCTGACCTTTGGTGACGTTGTCAACAAG GCCACTCTGTGCTCCAAGAAGAACTGCCTCCAGGCTCTGGTGGCCCAGCTCGCCTCAGACAGCGAGGAGCTTCACCAGGTGgtctccagcatcctgaggaATCTGTCTTGGAGGGCCGACATCAACAGCAAGCGAGTCCTCAGGGACATTGGCTGTGTGTCTGCACTGATGACCTGCGCCCTGCAGGCCACCAAG GAGTCGACCTTGAAGAGTCTTCTGAGCGCCCTGTGGAATCTGTCAGCACACAGCATCGACAACAAGATGGCTATCTGTTCGGTGGACGGAGCTCTGGGCTTCCTGGTTAGCACCTTGACATACCGATGCCAGACCAATTCGCTTGCCATCATTGAGAGTGGCGGAGGGATCCTTCGTAATGTGTCCAGTCTGGTCGCCACAAGAGAAGACTACAG ACAAATCCTACgggaccacagctgcctccaaACTCTGCTGCAGCACCTTCGCTCCCACAGCCTGACCATCGTGAGTAACGCCTGCGGGACTCTTTGGAACCTTTCTGCCAGAAGTCCAAAAGATCAGGAGCTGCTGTGGGACCTTGGAGCTGTTAGCATGCTGCGCAACCTCATCCATTCCAAGCACAAAATGATAGCTATGGGCAGTGCTGCAGCTTTAAGGAATCTCCTCACCAATCGACCCTTGAAGTACAAAGACACCGCGGTTGTATCTCCTGGCTCTTGCATGCCTTCCCTCTACATGAGGAAACAGAAGGCTCTGGAGGCCGAGCTGGATGCCAAACACCTTGCAGAGACATTTGACACCCTTGAGAAACAGAGTCCCAAGCACTTGACCCTCAACAAGCCGCTACGGCACATTGAGAGTCTGGCAAAGGATTATGCATCAGATTCTGGTTgctttgatgatgatgaggccCCTAACGTTTCAAGTAGTCTGGACACTGGGAGCTTCTCAATGCTGTCTATGTTTCTTACCAACTCAAACTTGGTGCAAAACCAGCCACGCAAGAGGGATAATGAACCGGAAAGAGACGTAGACCAGCTTCATACGATCGGGAAGACACACGAGCCTTCTGATGACgtgtctgctgctgcagagaagCTTGCAAAAAAGATCACCAACACTGTTGCCAAGATCGACAGGTTGGTGGAGGACATCACCATGCACACATCCTCAGAGGACAGTTTTAGCCTGAGCTCTGAAGACCACCTGGCAGAGTGGCCCTATGGAATGGATGAACTCAATGGAGCCCAGGCAAAGTCATGCTCCCCCTGCCGATTCTCAGATACGAGTAGCTTGGCCCACCGAGAACGGTTCAGTCGAGCGAACGCCCTCTTACGGCTCAAAACAGCCCATACAAGTGTATCAACAGATAGCTTAAACAGCGGAAGCACCAGTGATGGCTATTGTGGCAGCAAGGATCACTTTCGACCTGATTCAGGATCCTTGACCATGCAGCAACGACCCAACCAGCTTGACCTCAAGGTGGCTCATCAAGATTGGCCGAATTTAGTACCTTCTGTTCTTAATGAGACTAGCCAGCAGGATATTCCTGAGAGAGATTCTGTAGACAACAAAGACGTGAAACCTTTGGATATCAGCAGTACAGACGCAGAAAAGAACCAGGATCAACCGGTACAGACACCCGTCAGTGAATCCACGAAAGTCTCCTCTGATGTCAGCATGACTTCAATTAAACTGTCTCCTTCTTATCAGCAGGTCCCGCTCATTCAGAGTGTGGCCAAATTTGGTGTAGCAAAGACAGCGATCAATGTTCAGGCTGCCCAAGCAATGAGGAGACAAGCCTGGGTACCAACCGTGATGACTGGGGGCAGCATTACAAAATTTTCACCATTGGCATCCACCAGAAGTCCAACCATTGGTACGATGGAGACAGTCCAGAAATACTCCGTGGAAAACACCCCAATTTGCTTCTCCCGCTGCAGTTCACTTTCCTCCCTGTCTTCTGGGGATGGACCACTGGATGGACAAAGTGAGAACGAGCTTGAGAGTGACTCATCATTAGAAATAATTGAAGTGGGGGATGAAGAAGTGGTTAAGAGAGCCGAAGAAGATGAAACACTGGAGGATCTGACTGACAGCCAATTTCTCATGACAGACCCAAAAACCTTCCCCTGTAAAGAGACAGATCCTATTGAGATTCCCTGTCCTGCCAAAAGGGAAAAGGTCTTCCTCAGAGGAGCTTCACCAGCAATACTTGAAGATAGGTCTCCTTCTAGTTCATCTGAAAACTACGTACACGAGACACCCCTGGTGTTGAGTCGCTGCAGCTCAGTCAGTTCACTGGGGAGCTTTGAATCTCCTTCTATTGCTAGTTCAATCCAAAGCGATCCTTGCAGTGAGATGATTGATGGAACAATAAGTCCCAGTGATCTTCCTGACAGCCCAGGCCAGACCATGCCTCCTAGTAGAAGCAAAACGCCATGTTGCGTTGAGTCAAATGTACCAGAAGCACAGCCTACAGGAATAGCCGGTCAATGGGAAAACAGCCTGCGAAAATTTATGGAGATAGCAGATTCCAAGGAAAGGTTCAACCTTCCTCCTGACCTGGACAACATGATCTACTTCACTGTGGAAAAGCCCTCCGAGAATTTCTCCTGTGCCTCGAGTTTAAGCGCTTTGCCTCTTCACGAACATTACATACAGAAAGACGTGGAACTGAAATTGACGCCCCTACTCcagcaaaatgacaaaaatgttccTTACCCTGATGAGGATGAGCGAGGAGTTGACCACGGAGAGCGATACAGCGAGGGCAACTCAGATGACGACATAGAAATCCTCAAGGAATGCATCAACTCAGCAATGCCCTCCAAGTTCAGAAAAGTAAGACCTTCCCTGATGACCACCATTACTCCTCATATTCTCAATTCCCAAATCCGAAAACAAATACATCTCCCAGTGTACATGATGCTGCCAAACGGAAAAACCCAACTGTATCCTGGGAGGAAGATTGTCATCCCACAAAAGGACTTTAAATTTGACGATTCATCCTTCACTGATTCTGCAGAAGGTACACCAGTGAACTTCTCAAGCACAACATCCCTAAGTGATGACACACTTCAATATCCCGTTAAGGACAGGGGGGCTAAAGACTGCACCGCTAAAGGTATGAGCAAACAAGAGTTTCTCAATGATGAGGCAAAGAGGATCGAAGACTTGAGGATATTCTCCCACTTCCACCAACCCAACAGGGTGAACTACCCACCTGAGATACAAGTGAACCGGATCACCAGACATGTTGTCCCCACTCAGAGGGTGCTGATGCAAAGCAAAGAGGTCGCTGATAGAGTGGCAAGTCAGCGACATCGTGATCAGTCGCCTAACCAACAAAAGAGACCATGTCAAGGCCAAAGCAGGAAACTGGAACTGCCTGTTATCAAGCAAAACGCTGAAGGTATTGTGACATctcaaaaaggaaatacagtcTTTCGGAAAATTACACAGTCCTCAGATGACAGTAACAGCTTctatgatgatgaaaatgatggGTCGTTGAAGCAAACAATTAGAAAACAGACCAGGGAATCAAATAAAACAACTCTCTCTCGAAGTATGACTAATATTGGCAAGCTTGATAATTACCAAGGGAAGGCCAGAGGATTCCACAGGATAAAAGAGAATCTGATAAAGGGTGAATCCAAGGGATGTTACTCACTCAGCTCCTCTCTCAGTTCGCTGAGTGATGCAGAGTTTGAGGATCATAAATCAAAAGGTCAGCAAATATGgtataaaaacagacacaacaaatTCCTAAATATGGTACAACAATCAAAGCCTGTGACTGTTCACAGTAGGTACGAAGAGCCAAGCTCCCCAAGCTCTGTTAGCATCGATTCAGAAGATGACCTCCTTCAGAAATGCATCACATCGGCCATGCCCAAGCAGAGAAGGAAGCTTGCTGCCcgtagaaagaaagaaaataatcaaaagcAAAAGGCGTCCGATGGGTGGAACATAGATGAAGAAATGGATAGTGATGATACAGCATGGGATAAAGATTCAGATCTCAACAGTGTTGAATGGAAAGCCATACAAGAAGGCGCAAATTGTGTTGTCACCGGGCTGCAGGCATCAAAGTCCCAAGAGCCATCCTCTGAGGAGACTGAATCAGTGCTGTCATTCATGTCGACTTCCAGCTTTACGCCCAAAGAACGGAAGTTTGCCAAAGACAAAAAGGCAAATAAACCTCTGGACTTCGCTCAGCGCAAACCAGTTGCAAACTTACCAGTGGTTTTCAGAGGCAGGACGGTGACCTATACACCGAAAAAAGAGACAGCTCCATCGCAAAGACCCCCTCCCAGAAAAGTACCAACCAAGACGGATGCTCCAAAGAACCCAAACCTTGCTCAGCACAGATCAAAGAGTCTTCATCGATTAGGCCATCCCCAGGATGCTGAGCTTTCTTTGCCAAAGAGGAGCTCCACTCCACCTCCCAGGATACCAAAAAGTTCATCCTCCGGATCATCACAATCATCTACACCGACCAAGCAGTCAATGAAGATACCATCCCCAACAAAGAATGATAAAACTGTCCAGAAAAAGAATACCTCGCCGAATAGTAGCCCGCCAGCAAGCAGCCCCCCAGAAAGAAAAGGACGTTCTCCTGTTgtgaatcaaaatgaaaagtccCCACCCCCCAAGACTCAGAAGTCACCCGTCCGAATCCCTTTCATGCAGAATTCAGTCAGGCCCAGACCTTTGTCCCCCCTGGtgacaaaccaaacaaccagcagacaaaccaatcagaacaacGGGAAAAAGGTTCAGCCGACAAATCGAATTGAACTCGTTAGGATGACCTCAGCTCATTCAAATGGCAGTGAGTCTGATCGCAATGGGTTTATGCGACAGCTGACCTACATCAAGGAATCAAAGACTATGTTGAGACGTGACGGCTCTGCACGCAGCTTGACCAGATCTCAGAATGCCTCTCCCCGCAGAGCCGTTCCTGGAGCTTCAGCTGTCTTCCTTTGCTCATCACGTTGTCAGGAACTTAAGGCCGCTGCGCAAACCCCGAGAAGGGTGCAAATAAAAGGTGCAGTGCAAGTGCAGCAACTTAAACAGCCCAATAACGGTCACCAGAAGCAAACGCCATCCATATCAAGAGCCACATCTAGTGAAAGGAACCAGCCTTTAAGACGTCCAGGCAGGCGAACTAGCTCTGAAAGCCCCTGTAGGGCGGCTCAGCGTAGCAGACCTGGTAGGGTGTCTGGAGCCATGCAGCAACAAGATAAAGACAATTTTAAACGTCATGCCTCATCACCGAGCATAAACATACTGAGCCGTGTTACCAGCCGTTCTTCCCTCCGCTCTTCATCATCGGATTCAAGTGGGAGAGCAAAGAGTGAGgatgacatgaagaaaaaagtgCAGAGATCTTCATCTCGGCTGAATGACAGAGTCACTTGGAGAAGGATCAGGGATGAAGAAGTAcctcagattttaaaaattactcTGCCAGCCAACGCATTACCTCTGGTGCCTTCTCCTGATGGGGAAAAGCCAAAGCCACCAGCTCTTGCGGGAAAACTACCAACCATTCTACTTGCATCTCGCAAGACGAGTGATGCAACAGTCCAGACAGACGACTTCTCAACCAACAAAATCAACATGAGCACTTCCCCAACCGTTGAAGCAGTTCCAGTGGAGGAAATAGCACGGCTTGCGGTACTCAGAAAGATTGGTCCTATCACCGGGACTAACTTCCACGATGGAGATTCAGATGGGTCTCTGAGGAGCCACAGCACTGTCTCTACGGGAAAATCAGACAACCACGTGGGTGGAGCGGTCCATTTCCGTCAAGGATCCCCCAGCAAGGCTGCCCGAATCACTCCATTTAACTACATCCCAAGCCCCATGGCCTCCTTCCAACAAGAAACGCCGAGCCAAGCTGTCAATGAGAAACCAGGTGGGAAAAGTGACTCGTAG